From the Bdellovibrio reynosensis genome, one window contains:
- a CDS encoding PA2779 family protein, whose protein sequence is MTKKFIIGLLCFCMTFFTATSSLAGLVTLEEMHQRARTQAPLQQRLLEQLERPESQEQLAKFGITKDEARARLAAMNEQELKDFIQSKNLNQAGGDIGIVTVLLIIIIVILIR, encoded by the coding sequence ATGACAAAAAAATTTATTATCGGACTCTTGTGTTTTTGTATGACATTCTTTACCGCGACTTCAAGTCTTGCGGGGTTGGTCACTCTTGAAGAAATGCACCAAAGAGCGAGAACCCAAGCACCCCTTCAGCAACGGCTGTTAGAACAGCTTGAGCGCCCTGAAAGTCAAGAGCAGCTTGCGAAGTTTGGAATCACCAAGGACGAAGCCCGCGCGCGATTAGCTGCCATGAACGAACAAGAACTTAAAGACTTCATTCAGTCTAAAAACTTAAATCAAGCTGGCGGTGACATAGGCATTGTTACAGTTTTGCTTATCATCATTATTGTGATTCTAATTAGATAG
- a CDS encoding PA2778 family cysteine peptidase codes for MQLKSYANKDWDAQKKLDVEFVPQKKNLCGPSVIKMAAEIYNPPLPLASYQKISFRENLQGTFKSDVLSAARRLDLVPYKVNSIKELIAEIHDGHPVVVFQNLGLKWMPQWHFALVVGYNLEKNVLYLHSGTTAYEEWKMDHFAYSWQGGGSWAYILLPPSQLPKTVTFDEALDNAMLFEKIKKPTIAKTIFKSMTQKFPDRYEPHLGLANLYYNEQNRPLAIIQSQEALNKNPSEPALLFNLAILYHEDGQYEKAYEMKDLALVATPEELKLMYLEKLSF; via the coding sequence ATGCAATTAAAATCCTATGCTAACAAAGATTGGGACGCGCAAAAAAAACTGGATGTGGAATTTGTTCCGCAAAAGAAAAACTTGTGCGGTCCCAGTGTCATAAAAATGGCAGCCGAGATTTACAATCCTCCATTGCCCTTAGCCTCATATCAAAAAATCAGCTTTCGTGAAAATCTGCAAGGAACTTTTAAGTCCGATGTTTTATCAGCAGCCCGTCGTCTGGATTTAGTTCCTTATAAAGTCAATAGCATCAAAGAACTGATCGCCGAAATACACGACGGACACCCTGTTGTCGTCTTTCAAAACCTGGGCTTAAAGTGGATGCCACAGTGGCATTTCGCCCTGGTGGTCGGCTATAACCTGGAAAAAAACGTTTTGTATTTACATAGCGGTACCACAGCCTATGAAGAATGGAAGATGGATCACTTCGCCTATTCTTGGCAAGGGGGCGGATCTTGGGCTTACATCCTTTTACCACCGTCGCAACTTCCCAAAACCGTGACGTTTGATGAAGCCTTAGATAATGCGATGTTGTTTGAGAAAATAAAAAAGCCCACTATCGCAAAAACTATTTTTAAATCCATGACCCAGAAGTTCCCAGACCGTTATGAGCCCCACCTGGGCTTAGCAAATTTATATTACAATGAACAGAATCGGCCCTTGGCTATCATTCAGTCCCAAGAAGCCCTTAACAAAAATCCTTCAGAACCGGCTTTGCTTTTTAATCTCGCGATTCTTTATCACGAAGATGGTCAGTATGAAAAAGCCTACGAAATGAAAGATTTAGCTCTTGTGGCAACTCCGGAAGAATTAAAACTTATGTACTTAGAAAAACTCTCTTTTTAA
- a CDS encoding pseudouridine synthase, whose translation MEIIYKDDYFFAINKPSGFFVHPPELSPYPVPPEKICLYVLRDLLKQDVFPVHRLDAPTSGLVLFTMDKPATRELSRLFMERKISKSYLAVARGHLQTEGQIDIPLEIAGFDDLQESLTRYRTIKHIELPFAVGKKYATSRYTMVEVNPVTGRWHQIRRHFDRIAHPLIGDIEHGDTYHNRFFRDELQIPGLCLKAQSLSFIHPWTNQDIKIEAPACEKWTKLEKLFSASGV comes from the coding sequence ATGGAAATTATTTATAAAGACGATTATTTTTTTGCGATTAATAAACCCTCTGGTTTTTTCGTGCATCCTCCGGAGCTATCTCCTTACCCGGTCCCACCAGAAAAAATTTGCCTTTATGTTCTGCGCGATTTACTGAAACAAGATGTATTTCCGGTTCACCGTTTGGATGCTCCCACAAGTGGTTTGGTTTTATTCACCATGGATAAACCTGCCACCCGCGAACTGAGCCGTCTTTTTATGGAAAGAAAAATCAGTAAGTCCTATCTAGCCGTGGCCCGTGGTCACTTACAAACTGAAGGACAAATCGATATTCCGCTTGAAATCGCGGGCTTTGATGACTTGCAAGAATCCCTGACCCGCTATAGAACCATCAAGCACATTGAACTTCCTTTTGCGGTGGGAAAAAAGTATGCGACTTCACGCTATACAATGGTCGAAGTGAATCCAGTTACGGGACGCTGGCACCAGATACGCCGCCACTTTGATCGCATCGCTCATCCTTTGATTGGAGATATCGAACACGGAGATACTTATCACAATCGATTCTTTCGGGATGAACTGCAGATCCCGGGACTATGTTTAAAAGCGCAAAGTCTTTCGTTCATTCATCCTTGGACAAATCAGGATATAAAAATTGAAGCGCCCGCCTGTGAAAAATGGACGAAGCTAGAGAAATTATTTTCTGCGTCTGGTGTTTAA
- a CDS encoding alkaline phosphatase D family protein yields MKLERRNFIKLGLTQAFVLGAANKAFAQTSPGFVKRQTGPSILQGATDDSKTQFSVVHDKVVPLKFLVTNTLGQSWYPDDQRTITFADHDQQITKVYFKNLSAQDNYFLHVIDENTDQVIDLREFHTLDLTKTAVNFALCSCMHDMDHKPEIWRSLVNKNPDVIFFIGDCVYVDSGLIGGGGVNPAHMWKRFCESRKTLDIYYSKTLIPIIATWDDHDFGKNDTNSKDFAYVKESQDNFLSFFAQDPDYCDLLKRGPGVSSAFHFRDQLFLLMDDRSFRERRGSRERYGHWGQEQETWMLQLVRNNQGPTWLLNGSQLFPNVPWKESLSGDHPVNFTEVLKELKNAYSKVIFGSGDVHYSEISRIESSFLGYQTYEITSSSIHSRNIPGSPDVIPNNRRIIGNGQRNFVLVESTAKANGASFSATSFSANDKAAFQLQLTV; encoded by the coding sequence ATGAAATTGGAACGTCGAAATTTTATAAAGCTTGGTTTGACTCAAGCTTTCGTGCTAGGCGCAGCAAATAAGGCCTTCGCGCAAACCTCGCCCGGTTTCGTGAAAAGGCAAACAGGGCCATCGATTCTGCAAGGAGCTACGGACGACTCCAAAACCCAATTTTCCGTCGTGCACGACAAAGTGGTGCCCTTAAAATTTCTGGTTACAAACACCCTAGGACAAAGCTGGTACCCAGATGATCAGCGCACGATCACTTTTGCTGATCACGATCAGCAAATCACGAAAGTTTACTTTAAGAACTTATCCGCGCAAGATAACTACTTCCTCCATGTGATAGACGAAAACACGGATCAAGTGATTGATCTGCGCGAGTTTCACACTTTGGATTTAACGAAAACGGCTGTGAACTTTGCTCTGTGTTCATGCATGCATGATATGGATCACAAGCCAGAAATCTGGCGCAGCTTGGTTAATAAAAATCCTGATGTGATTTTTTTTATCGGCGACTGTGTTTATGTGGATTCAGGTCTTATCGGCGGCGGTGGGGTCAATCCCGCGCACATGTGGAAACGTTTCTGTGAGTCTCGCAAAACCTTAGATATTTACTATAGCAAGACGCTGATACCAATTATTGCAACTTGGGATGATCATGACTTTGGCAAAAACGACACTAATTCAAAAGACTTTGCCTATGTCAAAGAATCCCAAGATAACTTCTTAAGCTTTTTTGCCCAAGATCCAGATTACTGCGACCTTTTAAAGCGAGGGCCCGGGGTCAGCAGTGCCTTTCACTTCAGAGACCAGTTGTTCCTATTGATGGATGATCGCAGCTTCCGGGAACGCCGTGGTTCACGGGAACGTTATGGCCACTGGGGGCAGGAACAAGAAACTTGGATGTTACAACTAGTGCGCAATAATCAGGGACCAACCTGGTTATTAAACGGCAGTCAGTTATTTCCTAACGTTCCTTGGAAAGAATCTCTTTCTGGCGACCACCCCGTGAATTTTACTGAGGTGCTAAAGGAATTAAAAAACGCCTATTCTAAAGTGATCTTTGGCTCGGGAGACGTTCACTACAGTGAAATTTCACGGATCGAGTCTTCATTTTTGGGGTATCAAACCTATGAAATTACTTCTAGCTCTATTCATAGCCGAAATATCCCGGGCTCCCCCGACGTCATTCCCAACAATCGACGTATCATCGGCAACGGTCAGCGCAACTTTGTCTTAGTAGAATCCACAGCCAAAGCCAATGGGGCTTCATTCAGCGCCACTAGCTTTAGTGCTAATGACAAAGCTGCTTTTCAGCTACAGTTAACCGTTTAA
- a CDS encoding CARDB domain-containing protein: MKSQTIKTVFSGMLLSLTLASVAQAHEGFETTTEVFSIEDRYSRLEPVRPIPGDRILPPLCRAYPDLVVSNLLDPLYDHPTHSSIIKAVVKNQGGKAAATFVVRLVVDGSTIREVVVHGLGAGMQTMVTFTVPFWVYNPDAQYEVKADYSNRIKECNEKNNVKAFFGLG; the protein is encoded by the coding sequence ATGAAATCTCAAACCATCAAAACAGTATTTTCGGGTATGTTACTTTCTTTAACTTTAGCATCCGTCGCGCAAGCCCATGAGGGCTTTGAAACAACAACAGAAGTGTTCAGTATCGAAGACCGATATTCAAGATTGGAGCCTGTAAGACCAATCCCTGGTGACCGAATCCTTCCGCCGCTTTGTAGAGCGTATCCAGATCTGGTCGTGTCAAATCTTTTAGATCCTCTTTATGATCATCCAACTCATAGTTCTATCATTAAGGCTGTGGTTAAAAACCAGGGTGGGAAAGCGGCGGCGACTTTTGTCGTGCGACTTGTGGTTGATGGATCAACCATTCGTGAAGTCGTTGTGCATGGTTTAGGCGCAGGAATGCAAACAATGGTGACTTTCACCGTGCCGTTCTGGGTTTACAATCCAGATGCTCAATATGAAGTGAAAGCCGACTACAGCAATCGTATTAAAGAGTGCAACGAAAAAAATAACGTGAAAGCGTTCTTCGGACTTGGCTAA
- a CDS encoding nucleoside-specific channel-forming Tsx family protein, whose amino-acid sequence MLRSLFAFMAVILFSVTGFAKEYVEGDLHKNDSKWFQFNIMQSIDNKIPFDNQNDTYFEMEFGGRSGIFDLYGYLDVFDVFDSKDSDRHGTDTQNEDNFFFKFAPRVSFDAVTGKDLSIGPFKEFYVSMLFNIGEQDLFEEFVGLGTDLEVPWMGTMGVNLMARYVRENFNAANEGRWDGYVLATNWFKPFYFFSNGSFLTWQGYLDYKFAATQISDDVNRTDSSLEWFNGLYWHSPRYAAGYGLKLYKDMALFKDGGFAGETSGFGHYLALTYKF is encoded by the coding sequence ATGCTTAGAAGTCTTTTTGCCTTTATGGCAGTGATTCTTTTTTCAGTAACAGGTTTTGCTAAAGAGTATGTTGAAGGTGACTTGCATAAAAACGACAGCAAGTGGTTTCAGTTCAACATCATGCAAAGTATCGACAACAAGATTCCTTTTGATAATCAAAACGACACTTATTTTGAAATGGAATTTGGTGGACGTTCTGGGATCTTTGACCTTTACGGTTACCTAGATGTGTTTGACGTTTTCGATTCAAAAGATAGCGATCGCCATGGCACAGACACACAAAATGAAGACAACTTTTTCTTTAAGTTTGCTCCCCGCGTTTCTTTTGATGCAGTGACAGGAAAAGATCTTAGCATAGGTCCGTTTAAAGAATTTTATGTTTCGATGTTGTTCAATATCGGCGAACAAGATTTGTTTGAAGAGTTCGTAGGCTTAGGCACCGACCTGGAAGTTCCTTGGATGGGAACTATGGGAGTGAACCTGATGGCCCGCTACGTGCGCGAAAACTTCAACGCTGCCAACGAAGGCCGTTGGGATGGCTACGTACTCGCTACAAACTGGTTTAAACCATTTTATTTCTTTAGCAATGGCAGCTTCCTAACTTGGCAGGGTTATTTAGATTACAAATTTGCAGCAACGCAAATTTCTGATGATGTGAATCGCACGGATTCTTCTTTAGAATGGTTTAACGGTCTTTACTGGCATTCCCCTCGTTATGCCGCGGGATACGGTTTAAAGCTTTATAAAGATATGGCTTTATTCAAAGACGGTGGCTTTGCTGGAGAGACTTCAGGCTTCGGGCACTATTTGGCACTGACCTATAAGTTTTAG
- a CDS encoding DUF2608 domain-containing protein: MKFIIAFLISFSFFQAQASEKIQIKSMQEVLQKVEQYQKIYSPSQILLVFDIDNTILTTEKDLGGDAWFSWQEEKLKNKDTADLAAPDFDSLLRVQGYLFTLGKMRTPETMTPALLNHFQQQGFPLFLLTSRGADFQNVTQKELARHGYNPTLTSPGPLGGFASRFTPINVQQPSENCLTAQELALWGVKDSRPSVYEDGVFYTSGQHKGAMLRAILCKVRQDYPVIIFVDDHEKHVDRVLKAYEGSAVDVVSMRYGAMDPQVERFKKSDKQEVISEWNKIKALLEEVFGAY, translated from the coding sequence ATGAAGTTCATTATAGCCTTTCTTATCAGTTTCTCGTTCTTTCAAGCTCAAGCATCTGAAAAAATCCAAATCAAAAGCATGCAAGAAGTTCTGCAAAAAGTAGAACAGTATCAAAAAATTTATTCTCCATCGCAGATCCTTTTAGTTTTTGATATCGACAATACAATCCTGACTACTGAAAAAGACCTGGGCGGTGATGCTTGGTTTTCTTGGCAGGAAGAAAAACTTAAAAACAAAGATACTGCTGACTTAGCGGCTCCGGACTTTGATAGCTTACTTCGCGTTCAAGGTTATCTTTTCACTTTAGGCAAAATGCGCACTCCGGAAACAATGACCCCGGCACTACTAAATCATTTCCAACAACAGGGTTTCCCCTTATTCCTTCTTACTTCCCGCGGCGCTGACTTCCAAAACGTGACACAAAAGGAATTGGCCCGTCACGGTTACAACCCTACTTTGACTTCTCCAGGACCTTTAGGAGGATTTGCGAGCCGATTTACTCCGATCAACGTTCAACAACCTTCTGAAAACTGCCTGACTGCGCAAGAACTTGCTTTGTGGGGTGTCAAGGATTCACGTCCTTCTGTATATGAAGACGGCGTTTTCTATACAAGCGGCCAACATAAAGGTGCGATGTTAAGAGCCATCCTGTGCAAAGTACGCCAAGATTATCCTGTGATCATCTTTGTTGATGACCATGAAAAGCACGTAGATCGCGTTTTAAAGGCTTATGAAGGAAGCGCAGTGGACGTAGTATCCATGCGCTATGGTGCGATGGATCCACAAGTGGAGCGCTTTAAGAAGTCCGATAAACAAGAAGTTATTAGTGAGTGGAACAAGATCAAAGCGCTCTTAGAAGAAGTCTTCGGCGCTTACTAA